Genomic segment of Streptomyces longhuiensis:
TAGAACGCGTACCAGTTCTCCGTGCAGTCTCGACGGTGCTACTCCCGGTACGCAAGGGTCGTGCACGTACCACGCGCGCAATCGGGCGCACCACGGGTCTTGCCAGTTGTAGAACCCGTTACTACGGTGCCGACAAGCTGACGCCCCGTCAGACCGTCACCGGGAGTTGCCCATGCCGTGCCCAGCGCTGCCCGAAGGGTTCGACTTCACCGACCCCGACCTTCTCCAGCACCGCGTCCCCTTCCCCGAGTTCGCCCAGCTCCGGCAGACGGAACCGGTCCGGTGGATCGCCCAGCCGACCGGCATCTCCGGCTTCGAAGACTCGGGCTACTGGGCCGTGACCCGGCACGCGGACGTCAAGTACGTCTCCACGCGCCCGGAGCTCTTCTCCTCGAACCTCAACACCGCCGTCATCCGCTTCAACGAGTCGATCAGCCGCGACCAGATCGACGTCCAGAAGCTGATCATGCTCAACATGGACCCGCCGGAGCACACCCGGGTCCGGCAGATCGTCCAGCGCGGCTTCACGCCCCGCGCCATCCGCTCGCTCGAGGACGCCCTGCGCAACCGTGCGCGCTCCATCGTCGAGACGGCGCTCGCGAACGCCGCGCCCGACGGCTCCTTCGACTTCGTCACCAACGTCGCCGTCGAACTCCCGCTCCAGGCCATCGCCGAGCTGATCGGCGTCCCCCAGGACGACCGCACCAAGATCTTCGACTGGTCCAACAAGATGGCCGCGTACGACGACCCGGAGTACGCGATCACCGAGGAGGTCGGCGCCGAGGCGGCCATGGAGATCGTCAGCTACGCGATGAACCTGGCCGCCGCCCGCAAGGAGTGCCCGGCCAAGGACATCGTGAGCCAACTGGTGGCGGCCGAGGACGAGGGGAACCTCTCCTCGGACGAGTTCGGCTTCTTCGTGATCCTGCTCGCCGTGGCCGGCAACGAGACGACGCGCAACGCGATCACCCACGGCATGCACGCCTTCCTGACCAACCCCGACCAGTGGGAGCTGTTCAAGCGGGAGCGCCCGGAGACGACGGCGGAGGAGATCGTCCGCTGGGCGACCCCCGTGGTCTCCTTCCAGCGCACGGCGACCCAGGACACCGAGCTCGGCGGCGCGCAGATCAAGAAGGGCGACCGGGTCGGCATCTTCTACTCGTCGGCCAACCACGACCCCGAGGTCTTCGACCGCCCCGACGAGTTCGACATCACCCGCGACCCGAACCCGCACCTCGGATTCGGCGGCGGAGGCCCGCACTTCTGCCTCGGCAAGTCGCTGGCCACGCTCGAGATCAACCTCATTTTCAACGCCGTGGCCGACGCCATGCCCGACCTCCGCCTGACCGGCGACCCGCGCAGGCTCCGCTCGGCCTGGCTCAACGGCGTCAAGGAACTCCAGGTCAGCACCGGCTGACCGCGGGCGGCCGCACGCCGGCCCAGGGAGGCGGGGGCCATCCCCCTACGCCACGCCCCCGCCTCCCTGCACACCTGCACCGCTTTCGGGATCACACCCTTGCCGTCGGGCACGGTGTGCCCGCCCTCGCGAAAGAACTCCGTCCCGTACGACCCATGCCTCAGGACCGGTTGTGTTCCGCCGGCAGCCGCGCGTGGTCGGGCTCGGCCTTCGGCTGCTCGGGGACGGTCCCGCCGGCGAGGTGGGCGCGCGGGCCGCTCAGCAGGTAGGTGAGTCCGAAGCCCACGCCGACGACCGTCGCGCCGCCCACGGCGTCGAGCACCCAGTGGTTACCGGTCGCGATGATCGCGGAGATGGTGAACAGGGGGTGCAGCAGCGCGATCGCCTTCATCCACCACTTCGGGGCGAGGATCGCGATGACGAGCCCGCACCACAGGGACCAGCCGAAGTGCAGTGAGGGCATGGCCGCGTACTGGTTGGTGAGCGCGGTCAGTGTGCCGTAGTCCGGCTTGGAGAAGTCCTGGACTCCGTGCAGCGTGTCGATGAAGCCGAGCGCGGGCATCAGCCGCGGCGGCGCCAGCGGGTAGAACCAGAAGCCGATCAGGGCGAGGACCGTGGCGAAGCCGAGCGCCGAGCGGGCCCAGCGGTACTGGGCCGGCCTGCGGACGTAGAGGATGGCGAGGACGGTCAGCGGCACGATGAAGTGGAACGACTCGTAGTAGAAGTTGAAGAACGACTTGAGCCACGGGACCTGCACCACCGCGTGGTTGACCCAGTGCTCGATGTCGATGTGGAGGAACTTCTCCAGAGAGTGGACCTGCGTGCCGTGCGCCTCGGCGGTGGCCCGGCCCCCGGAGTTCGTACCGCCCGTCGCGGCAAGCCTGACCTGCTGGTACGCGTAGTAGCCGACGCGGATCAGCAGCATTTCGAGCAGCAGGTTCGGCCGGGTCAGGACCCGGCGCCAGAACGGCAGGAGCGGGACCCGCGACCAGCGCGCCGGGACGGGCTTCGCGTACTCGGTGGGAACGGGCGCCCGGTACTCGGGAGCGGTGCGCGACAGGAACGGGACGAGCGTGGCCGCGGCGACGGCGGCGATCAGCACGACGTTGTCGCGCAGCGGATCCGCGAGCGCCGTGCCCGGCAGCAGCATCCTCGCGGGGAGCGTCATCACGAGGATGACCGCGACCGGCCACACGTACCGGTCGGACGCCTTCCTGCCGACACGGCCGACCACGGCGAGGAGCACCCACAGGAGCTGGTGCTGCCAGGTCGTCGGCGACACGGCGACGGCGACGCAGCCGGTGAGGGCGACGGCGAGCAGGAGCTGTCCGTCCTGCGCGTAGCGCACCGCGCGTCGCAGTCCGAGCACCGCGACGGCGGAGCCCAGGACCAGGAAGAGCCCGATCTCCAGGGGGCCCGCCAGGCCGAAGCGCAGGAGCGCGCCGTGCAGCGACTGGTTGGCGAGCCCGTCGGGGCTCGAACCCAGTCCCGCTCCCGCGACGTGGTGCACCCAGTACGTCCACGAGTCGTGCGGCATCGCGGCCCACGCGAGGAGCGTGCACGCCGCGAACGTGACGCCCGAGGACACGGCGGCGCGACGGCGCCCGGTGAACCACAGGAGCGGCGC
This window contains:
- a CDS encoding cytochrome P450; this encodes MPCPALPEGFDFTDPDLLQHRVPFPEFAQLRQTEPVRWIAQPTGISGFEDSGYWAVTRHADVKYVSTRPELFSSNLNTAVIRFNESISRDQIDVQKLIMLNMDPPEHTRVRQIVQRGFTPRAIRSLEDALRNRARSIVETALANAAPDGSFDFVTNVAVELPLQAIAELIGVPQDDRTKIFDWSNKMAAYDDPEYAITEEVGAEAAMEIVSYAMNLAAARKECPAKDIVSQLVAAEDEGNLSSDEFGFFVILLAVAGNETTRNAITHGMHAFLTNPDQWELFKRERPETTAEEIVRWATPVVSFQRTATQDTELGGAQIKKGDRVGIFYSSANHDPEVFDRPDEFDITRDPNPHLGFGGGGPHFCLGKSLATLEINLIFNAVADAMPDLRLTGDPRRLRSAWLNGVKELQVSTG
- a CDS encoding bifunctional glycosyltransferase 87/phosphatase PAP2 family protein, with protein sequence MANVEHGPGKALVAGAATPRLGMVRAGLWLIAAVLAVRQVVAVLGTPSGERLTDLETWIGPAGVLHVKGSLYDAGQFTGTPFGGLVLKPLARGAEQALGWAWTFGTLGLVVVLGLVAARALPKPVTRRTSLLAAPVAISLLMLSLPVRNTLHLGQTSIIPVLLVLLGCFAARGEKSSGLLIGVGAALQPTVLLFAPLLWFTGRRRAAVSSGVTFAACTLLAWAAMPHDSWTYWVHHVAGAGLGSSPDGLANQSLHGALLRFGLAGPLEIGLFLVLGSAVAVLGLRRAVRYAQDGQLLLAVALTGCVAVAVSPTTWQHQLLWVLLAVVGRVGRKASDRYVWPVAVILVMTLPARMLLPGTALADPLRDNVVLIAAVAAATLVPFLSRTAPEYRAPVPTEYAKPVPARWSRVPLLPFWRRVLTRPNLLLEMLLIRVGYYAYQQVRLAATGGTNSGGRATAEAHGTQVHSLEKFLHIDIEHWVNHAVVQVPWLKSFFNFYYESFHFIVPLTVLAILYVRRPAQYRWARSALGFATVLALIGFWFYPLAPPRLMPALGFIDTLHGVQDFSKPDYGTLTALTNQYAAMPSLHFGWSLWCGLVIAILAPKWWMKAIALLHPLFTISAIIATGNHWVLDAVGGATVVGVGFGLTYLLSGPRAHLAGGTVPEQPKAEPDHARLPAEHNRS